The Streptomyces sp. Alt3 genome has a segment encoding these proteins:
- a CDS encoding ketoacyl-ACP synthase III, protein MSKIKPSKGAPYARIMGVGGYRPTRVVPNEVILETIDSSDEWIRSRSGIATRHWASDEETVSMMSVEASGKAIADAGITPEQIGGVIVSTVSHFKQTPAVATDIAHRIGAGKPAAFDISAGCAGFGYGLTLAKGMIVEGSAEYVLVIGVERLSDLTDLEDRATAFLFGDGAGAVVVGPSQDPAIGPTVWGSEGDKSETIKQTVAWNDFHIGDVSNLPLNERGEVKFPAITQEGQAVFRWAVFEMAKVAQQALEAAGISPEDLDVFIPHQANMRIIDSMVKTLKLPEHVTVARDVETTGNTSAASIPLAMERLLATGQAKSGDTALIIGFGAGLVYAATVVTLP, encoded by the coding sequence ATGTCGAAGATCAAGCCCAGCAAGGGCGCCCCGTACGCACGGATCATGGGTGTGGGCGGCTACCGCCCGACCCGTGTCGTGCCCAACGAGGTGATCCTCGAGACGATCGACTCGTCGGACGAGTGGATCCGCTCCCGCTCCGGCATCGCCACCCGGCACTGGGCCTCCGACGAGGAGACCGTGTCGATGATGTCCGTGGAGGCGTCGGGCAAGGCGATCGCGGACGCGGGGATCACGCCCGAGCAGATCGGCGGAGTCATCGTCTCCACCGTCTCGCACTTCAAGCAGACCCCGGCGGTCGCGACCGACATCGCGCACCGGATCGGCGCGGGCAAGCCCGCCGCCTTCGACATCTCGGCCGGCTGCGCGGGCTTCGGCTACGGCCTCACCCTCGCCAAGGGCATGATCGTCGAGGGCTCGGCCGAGTACGTACTCGTCATCGGTGTCGAGCGGCTCAGCGACCTCACCGACCTGGAGGACCGCGCGACGGCCTTCCTCTTCGGTGACGGCGCGGGCGCCGTCGTGGTCGGCCCGTCCCAGGACCCGGCCATCGGCCCCACGGTCTGGGGCTCCGAGGGCGACAAGTCCGAGACCATCAAGCAGACCGTCGCCTGGAACGACTTCCACATCGGCGACGTCTCGAACCTGCCGCTCAACGAGCGGGGCGAGGTCAAGTTCCCGGCCATCACGCAGGAGGGCCAGGCGGTCTTCCGCTGGGCCGTCTTCGAGATGGCGAAGGTCGCCCAGCAGGCGCTGGAGGCTGCCGGGATCTCGCCGGAAGACCTGGATGTCTTCATTCCGCACCAGGCGAACATGCGGATCATCGACTCGATGGTGAAGACGCTCAAGCTGCCGGAGCACGTCACGGTCGCCCGTGACGTGGAAACCACCGGCAACACGTCGGCCGCCTCGATTCCGCTCGCAATGGAGCGGCTCCTGGCGACCGGTCAGGCCAAGAGCGGCGACACGGCGCTCATCATCGGCTTCGGGGCGGGTCTCGTCTACGCCGCGACGGTCGTTACCCTCCCCTAG
- a CDS encoding EI24 domain-containing protein: MSDLGAGFGYLIKGQRWAFGHGRWFGFGLLPALITLVVYAGALTGLGYGADDFVSWATPFADDWSSPWLGLLRNTLVVLVFVFGMFLAVITFTAVTLLVGQPFYESLSEEVDRGEGGEVPESGLPLWRELWISARDSVRILVRVALYGVLLFALGFIPVVGQTVIPALGFCVSGYFLSEELTAVALQRRGMVLKDRLTLLRGRRMMVLGFGVPLALAFVVPFVAVFLMPGAVAGATLLARELTAPPAADPQPATPYTLQKD; the protein is encoded by the coding sequence ATGAGTGATCTCGGGGCGGGTTTCGGTTACTTGATCAAGGGCCAGCGCTGGGCCTTCGGGCACGGCCGCTGGTTCGGCTTCGGCCTGCTGCCCGCGCTGATAACCCTGGTCGTCTACGCAGGCGCGCTGACCGGACTCGGCTACGGCGCGGACGACTTCGTCTCCTGGGCGACCCCGTTCGCCGACGACTGGTCCTCGCCCTGGCTGGGGCTCCTGCGCAACACCCTGGTCGTCCTGGTCTTCGTGTTCGGGATGTTCCTCGCGGTGATCACCTTCACCGCGGTGACCCTGCTGGTGGGCCAGCCGTTCTACGAGTCGCTCTCCGAGGAGGTCGACCGCGGCGAGGGCGGAGAGGTGCCCGAGTCGGGCCTGCCGCTCTGGCGCGAACTCTGGATCTCCGCCCGTGACTCCGTCCGCATCCTGGTGCGCGTCGCCCTGTACGGGGTGCTGCTCTTCGCCCTCGGCTTCATCCCCGTCGTCGGGCAGACCGTGATCCCCGCCCTCGGCTTCTGCGTCTCCGGCTACTTCCTCTCCGAGGAGCTCACCGCCGTCGCCCTCCAGCGCCGCGGCATGGTCCTGAAGGACAGGCTCACGCTGCTGCGCGGCCGCCGGATGATGGTCCTGGGCTTCGGGGTGCCGCTCGCGCTCGCCTTCGTCGTCCCCTTCGTCGCCGTGTTCCTGATGCCGGGCGCCGTCGCCGGGGCCACGCTGCTGGCCCGCGAGCTCACGGCGCCTCCCGCGGCGGACCCGCAGCCGGCCACGCCGTACACCCTGCAGAAGGACTGA
- a CDS encoding SGNH/GDSL hydrolase family protein, whose amino-acid sequence MPERSSRRRARGAGALLAAAALAGAAALTGCSGDGDASPRSTAGARSPSPTPLWDVSPASVAAVGDSITRGFDACSVLADCPEVSWATGTDAGVRSLAVRLLGPSKAASHSWNHAVSGARMAQLPEQMVMAAKERPELLTVMIGANDACRDSVDLMTPPADFRSSFEASMRQLRASAPKTQVYVSSVPDLKRLWSTGRENPLGKQIWKLGICRSMLGDADDMGAAAVARRDAVQERVVAYNEVLRDVCARDERCRYDGGAVFDYRFTGEQLSEWDWFHPGRDGQARLAEIAYRNVRAAAPPA is encoded by the coding sequence ATGCCTGAGCGTTCGTCACGTCGCCGTGCCAGGGGCGCCGGGGCCCTTCTGGCGGCGGCCGCGCTCGCCGGTGCCGCCGCGCTCACGGGATGCAGCGGTGACGGGGACGCCTCGCCGCGCAGCACCGCGGGCGCGCGGAGCCCCTCTCCCACGCCGCTGTGGGACGTGAGCCCCGCCTCCGTCGCGGCGGTCGGGGACTCCATCACGCGGGGCTTCGACGCCTGCTCGGTGCTGGCCGACTGCCCCGAGGTGTCCTGGGCGACCGGGACCGACGCCGGGGTGCGCAGCCTCGCAGTCCGTCTCCTGGGGCCGTCCAAGGCGGCCTCGCACAGCTGGAACCACGCCGTGTCGGGTGCCCGGATGGCACAGCTGCCCGAACAGATGGTGATGGCCGCGAAGGAGCGGCCGGAGCTGCTCACGGTGATGATCGGCGCGAACGACGCCTGCCGGGACTCGGTGGACCTCATGACTCCGCCGGCCGACTTCCGCTCATCGTTCGAGGCCTCGATGCGGCAGCTGCGCGCCTCGGCCCCGAAGACGCAGGTGTACGTGTCGAGCGTGCCGGACCTCAAGCGGCTCTGGTCGACCGGGCGTGAGAACCCGCTGGGCAAGCAGATCTGGAAGCTGGGGATCTGCCGGTCGATGCTGGGCGACGCCGACGACATGGGCGCCGCGGCGGTCGCACGGCGCGACGCGGTGCAGGAGCGGGTCGTCGCGTACAACGAGGTGCTGCGGGACGTCTGCGCGCGGGACGAACGCTGCCGCTACGACGGCGGGGCGGTGTTCGACTACCGCTTCACCGGCGAGCAGCTGAGCGAGTGGGACTGGTTCCATCCGGGCCGCGACGGCCAGGCCAGGCTGGCGGAGATCGCTTACCGCAATGTCAGGGCGGCCGCGCCCCCGGCGTAA
- the fabF gene encoding beta-ketoacyl-ACP synthase II — MSPTNRTVVVTGIGATTPLGGDSASTWEGLMAGRSGVKPLEGERFAELPVRIAALAAVDPGEVLPRPLARKLDRSAQFALIAAREAWADAGFTGKAGEDEKIQPERLGSVIASGIGGVITLLDQYDVLKEKGVRRVSPHTVPMLMPNGPAANVGLEVNAQAGVHTPVSACASGAEAIGYAVEMIRTGRADVVVAGGTEAAIHPLPIAAFANMMAMSKSNDEPEKASRPYDTGRDGFVLGEGAGVVILESAEHAAARGARVYCEVLGQGLSADAHHIAQPEPTGRGIAAAMQNLLDSTDLKPSEVVHLNAHATSTPQGDIAEIKALRAVLGDDLDHVAISATKSMTGHLLGGAGGIETVATVLALHNRMAPPTINLDDLDEAVDADVVRGEPRALPEGSIAAINNSFGFGGHNVVLAFRSV; from the coding sequence GTGAGCCCGACCAATCGCACCGTGGTCGTCACCGGTATCGGCGCAACCACTCCGCTGGGTGGCGACTCCGCATCGACCTGGGAAGGTCTGATGGCCGGCCGTTCCGGCGTCAAGCCTCTCGAGGGCGAACGTTTCGCCGAACTGCCCGTCCGGATCGCCGCCCTCGCGGCCGTCGATCCCGGCGAGGTACTGCCCAGGCCGCTCGCCCGCAAGCTGGACCGCTCGGCGCAGTTCGCGCTGATCGCGGCCCGCGAGGCGTGGGCGGACGCAGGCTTCACCGGCAAGGCCGGTGAGGACGAGAAGATCCAGCCCGAGCGTCTGGGATCGGTCATCGCCTCCGGCATCGGCGGCGTGATCACCCTGCTCGACCAGTACGACGTGCTGAAGGAGAAGGGCGTACGCCGCGTCTCCCCGCACACCGTTCCCATGCTCATGCCCAACGGCCCGGCGGCCAACGTCGGCCTCGAGGTCAACGCCCAGGCCGGTGTCCACACCCCGGTCTCCGCCTGCGCGTCGGGCGCCGAGGCGATCGGCTACGCCGTCGAGATGATCCGCACCGGCCGGGCCGACGTGGTCGTGGCCGGCGGCACCGAGGCGGCCATCCACCCGCTGCCCATCGCCGCGTTCGCCAACATGATGGCGATGTCCAAGAGCAACGACGAGCCCGAGAAGGCCTCGCGCCCCTACGACACGGGCCGTGACGGCTTCGTGCTCGGCGAGGGTGCCGGCGTCGTGATCCTGGAGTCCGCGGAGCACGCCGCCGCGCGGGGCGCCAGGGTCTACTGCGAGGTGCTCGGCCAGGGCCTGTCCGCGGACGCCCACCACATCGCGCAGCCCGAGCCCACCGGGCGCGGCATCGCCGCGGCGATGCAGAACCTGCTGGACTCCACCGACCTGAAGCCGTCGGAGGTCGTGCACCTGAACGCGCACGCCACGTCGACGCCGCAGGGCGACATCGCCGAGATCAAGGCACTGCGCGCGGTGCTGGGCGACGACCTGGACCACGTCGCGATCTCCGCCACGAAGTCCATGACGGGTCACCTGCTCGGTGGCGCGGGCGGCATCGAGACCGTGGCGACCGTGCTGGCGCTGCACAACCGCATGGCGCCGCCGACCATCAACCTCGACGACCTCGACGAGGCCGTCGATGCGGACGTCGTACGCGGTGAGCCGCGTGCGCTGCCGGAGGGGTCGATCGCCGCGATCAACAACTCGTTCGGCTTCGGCGGCCACAACGTGGTGCTGGCGTTCCGCTCGGTCTGA
- a CDS encoding ACP S-malonyltransferase: MLVLVAPGQGAQTPGFLTPWLELPGAADRIAGWSDAIGLDLVHYGTKADADEIRDTAVAQPLLVAAGLLSAAALDASPGVVAGHSVGEITAAALAGVIEDEAALRLVRTRGLGMAEAAGITETGMAALLGGDPDVTVPHLERLGLTPANVNGGGQIVAAGTAAQIAALTEDKPEGVRRVVPLKVAGAFHTHHMAPAVEKLRAAAGALTVADPKITYVSNADGKTVATGDEVISRLVGQVANPVRWDLCMETFAELGVTTLIEAAPGGTLVGLAKRALPGVRTLALKTPDDLDAARALISEHAGA, from the coding sequence GTGCTCGTACTCGTCGCTCCCGGCCAAGGCGCTCAGACGCCCGGCTTCCTGACTCCCTGGCTCGAACTCCCCGGTGCCGCCGACCGCATCGCGGGATGGTCCGACGCCATCGGGCTCGACCTTGTCCACTACGGCACGAAGGCGGACGCGGACGAGATCCGCGACACGGCGGTGGCCCAGCCGCTGCTGGTGGCCGCGGGTCTGCTCTCGGCCGCCGCCCTGGACGCCTCGCCCGGCGTCGTCGCGGGACACAGCGTCGGTGAGATCACCGCCGCCGCGCTCGCCGGTGTCATCGAGGACGAGGCGGCGCTCCGTCTCGTCCGTACCCGGGGGCTCGGCATGGCCGAGGCCGCCGGGATCACCGAGACCGGCATGGCCGCGCTCCTCGGCGGGGACCCGGACGTCACGGTCCCGCACCTGGAGAGGCTGGGGCTCACCCCGGCCAACGTCAACGGCGGCGGGCAGATCGTCGCCGCCGGTACCGCGGCCCAGATCGCCGCGCTGACCGAGGACAAGCCCGAGGGCGTACGCCGGGTGGTCCCGCTGAAGGTGGCCGGCGCGTTCCACACGCACCACATGGCCCCGGCCGTGGAGAAGCTGCGTGCCGCCGCAGGCGCCCTGACGGTCGCCGACCCCAAGATCACGTACGTGTCGAACGCCGACGGGAAGACGGTCGCCACCGGCGACGAGGTCATCTCGCGGCTCGTCGGCCAGGTCGCCAACCCGGTCCGCTGGGACCTGTGCATGGAGACCTTCGCCGAGCTCGGTGTCACCACGCTCATCGAGGCCGCGCCCGGTGGGACCCTGGTCGGTCTCGCCAAGCGCGCGCTGCCCGGTGTGCGGACACTCGCGCTCAAGACCCCCGACGACCTCGACGCGGCCCGCGCGCTCATCTCCGAGCACGCAGGCGCCTAA
- a CDS encoding mandelate racemase/muconate lactonizing enzyme family protein: MRITGISTHVVGTPWRNLTYVQVHTDEGLTGVGETRMLGRTDALLGYLREASANHINGSDPFAVEDLVKRMKYGDYGRAGEIVMSGIAVIEMACWDIKGKALGVPVWQLLGGKVTDRVKAYANGWYTTERTPEAYHKAAQGVVERGYRALKIDPFGTGHFELGQEETRYAVSLIEAVRDAIGPDTELMLEMHGRFSPSTAVRIAREMAPFKPAWLEEPVPPENLKALSKVAEKVDLPIATGERIHDRIEFRELFESQAVDIIQPDVGHIGGILETRKLAATAETHYTLIAPHNVGGSVLTAASLQVAGCTPNFKILEHFNDFADADIKKVVKGAPYVDPETGCFELSDAPGLGVELDVDAAAEFPQQQARFDLWADGWEKRQPK; encoded by the coding sequence GTGCGCATCACCGGAATCAGTACGCATGTCGTCGGCACGCCGTGGCGCAACCTCACCTACGTCCAGGTTCACACGGACGAGGGCCTCACCGGCGTCGGTGAGACCCGGATGCTGGGGCGCACGGACGCGCTGCTCGGTTATCTGCGGGAGGCGTCGGCCAACCACATCAACGGCTCCGACCCGTTCGCGGTCGAGGATCTCGTCAAGCGCATGAAGTACGGCGACTACGGCCGGGCCGGGGAGATCGTGATGTCCGGCATCGCGGTCATCGAGATGGCCTGCTGGGACATCAAGGGCAAGGCCCTCGGCGTCCCCGTCTGGCAGCTGCTCGGCGGCAAGGTCACCGACCGGGTCAAGGCGTACGCCAACGGCTGGTACACCACAGAGCGCACCCCGGAGGCCTACCACAAGGCGGCGCAGGGAGTCGTCGAGCGCGGATACCGCGCGCTGAAGATCGACCCCTTCGGTACGGGGCACTTCGAGCTGGGCCAGGAGGAGACGCGCTACGCCGTGTCCCTCATCGAGGCCGTGCGGGACGCCATCGGCCCCGACACCGAGCTGATGCTGGAGATGCACGGGCGGTTCAGCCCTTCGACGGCGGTGCGGATCGCCCGCGAGATGGCGCCCTTCAAGCCGGCGTGGCTGGAGGAGCCGGTGCCGCCGGAGAACCTCAAGGCCCTGAGCAAGGTCGCCGAGAAGGTCGATCTGCCGATCGCGACGGGTGAGCGCATCCACGACCGGATCGAGTTCCGCGAGCTCTTCGAGTCGCAGGCCGTCGACATCATCCAGCCGGACGTCGGCCACATCGGCGGCATCCTGGAGACCCGGAAGCTCGCGGCGACCGCGGAGACCCACTACACGCTGATCGCGCCCCACAACGTGGGCGGATCGGTGCTGACCGCCGCGAGCCTCCAGGTCGCCGGCTGCACCCCCAACTTCAAGATCCTGGAACACTTCAACGACTTCGCGGACGCGGACATCAAGAAGGTCGTCAAGGGCGCCCCGTACGTCGACCCCGAGACCGGCTGCTTCGAGCTCTCCGACGCGCCCGGGCTCGGCGTGGAACTGGACGTGGACGCGGCGGCCGAATTCCCGCAGCAGCAGGCGCGGTTCGACCTGTGGGCGGACGGCTGGGAGAAGAGGCAGCCCAAGTGA
- a CDS encoding PucR family transcriptional regulator, with translation MPRPDPEQPAAHDAHLHAATLKRLEQSSGRLAANAIARMDETLPWYRAMPPENRSWIGLVAQAGIAAFTEWFRHPETPQAISTDVFGTAPRELTRAITLRQTVEMVRTTIEVMEAAIDEVAAPGDESVLREALLVYAREIAFATAQVYAQAAEARGAWDARLESLVVNAVLSGEADEGAVSRAAALGWNSPEHVCVILGTAPDGDSELTVEAIRRAARHAKLQVLTGVLGHRLVVIAGGSDNPLNVAKSLIGPYAAGPVVAGPVVPDLLAATRSAQAAAAGLKACSAWQDAPRPVLSDDLLPERAMAGDPAARDQLVEEIYRPLEEAGSALLETLSVYLEQASSLEGAARMLFVHPNTVRYRLRRVTDVTGWSPSDVRSAFTLRIALILGRLADGDSQS, from the coding sequence GTGCCCCGACCCGATCCTGAGCAGCCCGCCGCGCATGACGCCCATCTCCACGCCGCGACCCTGAAACGCCTGGAGCAGTCCTCCGGCCGGCTGGCCGCGAACGCCATCGCCCGCATGGACGAGACACTGCCGTGGTACCGGGCCATGCCACCGGAGAACCGGTCCTGGATCGGCCTGGTCGCCCAGGCCGGTATCGCCGCGTTCACCGAGTGGTTCCGGCACCCGGAGACCCCGCAGGCAATCTCCACCGACGTGTTCGGCACCGCCCCGCGCGAACTGACCAGGGCGATCACCCTGCGGCAGACCGTGGAGATGGTGCGTACGACGATCGAGGTCATGGAGGCCGCGATCGACGAGGTGGCCGCGCCCGGCGACGAGTCGGTGCTGCGTGAGGCCCTGCTCGTCTACGCACGCGAGATCGCCTTCGCGACCGCGCAGGTGTACGCGCAGGCCGCCGAGGCGCGTGGCGCGTGGGACGCCCGGCTGGAGTCGCTCGTGGTGAACGCGGTGCTGTCCGGAGAGGCGGACGAGGGTGCCGTGTCCCGGGCCGCCGCCCTCGGCTGGAACTCCCCCGAGCACGTGTGCGTCATCCTCGGCACCGCTCCCGACGGTGACAGCGAGCTCACCGTGGAGGCGATCCGGCGGGCGGCCCGGCACGCCAAGCTCCAGGTCCTGACCGGCGTACTCGGACACCGCCTGGTCGTGATCGCCGGTGGCAGCGACAACCCCCTGAACGTGGCGAAGTCGCTGATCGGCCCCTATGCGGCCGGTCCCGTCGTCGCCGGCCCCGTGGTGCCGGACCTGCTCGCGGCCACCCGGTCCGCGCAGGCCGCGGCCGCCGGTCTCAAGGCCTGTTCGGCGTGGCAGGACGCTCCGAGGCCCGTCCTGTCGGACGATCTCCTTCCGGAGCGCGCGATGGCGGGAGACCCCGCCGCGCGCGATCAACTGGTGGAGGAGATCTACAGACCGCTCGAAGAAGCGGGTTCGGCACTTCTGGAGACGCTGAGTGTGTATCTGGAGCAGGCGAGCAGCCTCGAGGGCGCGGCACGCATGCTGTTCGTACACCCCAATACCGTGCGCTACCGGCTGCGACGTGTGACCGACGTCACCGGCTGGTCACCCTCCGACGTCCGCTCCGCGTTCACGCTGCGGATCGCCCTCATCCTGGGGCGCTTGGCCGACGGAGACAGTCAGTCCTAG
- a CDS encoding zinc-dependent alcohol dehydrogenase, translating to MTSFSRSLTVERPGSHRLTEGPLPEPGPGEVRVRVAAAGICMSDREVYDGHRDPAYVRYPVVPGHEWSGTVDALGEGVDPALLGRRTVAEGFRACGRCERCRYGETSLCTAGYDETGFTRPGAFADHLVVPARLLHPLADDADLRAAALLEPAAVVAAAVRAGAPEPGERIAVLGAGTLGLLAVQLLAAVSPAELTVIDPREARAAQALDFGAGEARTPKESEEVRGHYDLVVETAGAPSTAADACLLARRGGRVILTGMFTPGAVGIDPVHLSLSQLTVRSVFGAPSAAWSYAVRAFTAGLLDPAPLITHEFPLERFADAVALVGSGDPETGKVLLRP from the coding sequence GTGACGTCCTTCTCGCGGTCGTTGACCGTCGAGCGGCCGGGCAGCCATCGGCTGACCGAGGGACCGCTCCCCGAGCCGGGCCCCGGCGAGGTCAGGGTGCGGGTCGCCGCCGCCGGGATCTGCATGAGCGACCGCGAGGTGTACGACGGCCACCGCGACCCGGCCTATGTGCGCTATCCGGTGGTGCCGGGTCACGAGTGGTCGGGGACCGTGGACGCGCTGGGTGAGGGCGTCGATCCCGCGCTGCTCGGCCGGCGCACGGTCGCCGAGGGCTTCCGGGCCTGCGGACGCTGCGAGCGGTGCCGGTACGGGGAGACCTCCCTGTGCACGGCGGGCTACGACGAGACGGGGTTCACCCGGCCCGGCGCGTTCGCCGACCACCTGGTGGTCCCGGCACGTCTGCTGCACCCGCTGGCCGACGACGCCGACCTCCGGGCCGCGGCCCTGCTGGAGCCGGCCGCGGTGGTCGCCGCGGCGGTGCGGGCCGGAGCGCCCGAGCCGGGCGAGCGGATCGCCGTCCTGGGGGCGGGCACACTCGGACTGCTCGCGGTGCAGCTGCTGGCGGCGGTGTCGCCGGCGGAGCTCACCGTGATCGACCCGAGGGAGGCACGGGCCGCCCAGGCGCTGGACTTCGGGGCGGGCGAGGCCCGGACGCCGAAGGAGTCCGAGGAGGTGCGGGGCCACTACGACCTGGTCGTGGAGACGGCCGGAGCGCCGTCCACCGCGGCCGACGCCTGCCTGCTGGCGCGTCGCGGCGGGCGGGTGATCCTGACCGGGATGTTCACCCCGGGGGCCGTGGGCATCGACCCGGTGCACCTGTCGCTGAGCCAGCTCACCGTGCGCAGCGTCTTCGGGGCGCCCTCGGCGGCCTGGTCCTACGCGGTGCGGGCGTTCACGGCCGGGCTGCTCGACCCGGCGCCGCTGATCACCCACGAGTTCCCGCTGGAGCGGTTCGCCGACGCGGTGGCGCTGGTGGGGTCCGGGGACCCGGAGACCGGGAAGGTGCTGCTGCGGCCGTGA
- a CDS encoding DUF3145 domain-containing protein, giving the protein MTTRGVLYVHSAPRALCPHIEWAVAGVLGLRVQLDWIRQPAAPGTWRSEFSWKGRAGTASELASALRGWDLLRFEVTAEPCPTAEGERYSSTPGLGIFHAVTGMHGDILVPEDRLRAALARSLRGETDLEAEVAKLLGKPWDDELESFRHAGEGAPVRWLHQVV; this is encoded by the coding sequence GTGACGACACGGGGAGTTCTGTACGTCCACTCCGCACCGCGCGCGCTGTGCCCGCACATCGAATGGGCGGTGGCGGGCGTTCTCGGTCTGAGAGTCCAGCTGGACTGGATCAGACAGCCGGCCGCACCCGGCACCTGGCGGTCCGAATTCTCCTGGAAGGGCCGTGCGGGTACGGCGTCGGAGCTGGCCTCGGCCCTCCGCGGCTGGGACCTGCTGCGCTTCGAGGTGACTGCGGAACCGTGCCCCACGGCGGAGGGCGAGCGCTACAGCTCCACGCCGGGCCTCGGCATCTTCCACGCCGTCACGGGCATGCACGGCGACATCCTGGTCCCGGAGGACCGGCTGCGGGCCGCCCTGGCGCGTTCCCTGCGCGGTGAGACGGACCTGGAGGCCGAGGTCGCCAAACTCCTCGGCAAGCCCTGGGACGACGAGCTGGAGTCCTTCCGCCACGCCGGAGAGGGCGCGCCCGTCAGGTGGCTGCACCAGGTGGTCTGA
- a CDS encoding acyl carrier protein yields the protein MAATQEEIVTGLAEIVNEIAGIPVEDVQLDKSFTDDLDVDSLSMVEVVVAAEERFDVKIPDEDVKNLKTVGDAADYILKHQG from the coding sequence ATGGCCGCCACTCAGGAAGAGATCGTCACCGGTCTCGCCGAGATCGTCAACGAGATCGCCGGTATCCCGGTCGAGGACGTCCAGCTGGACAAGTCCTTCACCGACGACCTGGACGTCGACTCGCTGTCCATGGTCGAGGTCGTCGTCGCCGCCGAAGAGCGCTTCGACGTCAAGATCCCCGACGAGGACGTCAAGAACCTCAAGACGGTCGGCGACGCCGCCGACTACATCCTGAAGCACCAGGGCTGA
- a CDS encoding aldose epimerase family protein, with protein sequence MTTGAAVHSEDFSTTEDGTPVRRWSLEREGTLVRVLTYGAVVQSVQVPGRDGDRAEVALGLPDVKGYETHAGPYFGAVVGRYANRIGGGSFVLDGRTHRLTRNEGGNTLHGGELGFDKRVWDAQEVPDGVRLTLVSEDGEEGFPGRLAVSVTYTLDEDAALRIAYRATTDAPTVVSLTNHTYWNLAGADSGSALGHELRLAAGRITPGDEQSIPTGEYVPVEGTRFDFREQKPVGPGYDTNYVLEETGGEPVAELYDPASGRLLTVRTTEPGLQLYTADHLGGDPFVPCAGIALETQHFPDSPNRPEFPSTVLRPGEEFASTTVYGFSVR encoded by the coding sequence ATGACGACGGGTGCGGCGGTACACAGCGAAGACTTCTCCACGACCGAGGACGGCACGCCGGTCCGGCGCTGGAGCCTGGAGCGCGAGGGCACCCTGGTGCGGGTGCTGACGTACGGCGCCGTGGTGCAGTCGGTCCAGGTCCCGGGCAGGGACGGCGACCGGGCGGAGGTCGCCCTGGGGCTGCCGGACGTCAAGGGGTACGAGACCCACGCGGGCCCCTACTTCGGCGCCGTGGTCGGCCGGTACGCGAACCGGATCGGGGGCGGCTCCTTCGTCCTGGACGGGCGCACCCACCGGCTCACCCGCAACGAGGGCGGCAACACGCTGCACGGCGGTGAGCTCGGCTTCGACAAGCGCGTGTGGGACGCCCAGGAGGTGCCGGACGGTGTGCGGCTCACCCTGGTCTCCGAGGACGGCGAGGAGGGCTTCCCGGGGCGGCTGGCGGTGTCCGTGACGTACACCCTGGACGAGGACGCCGCGCTGCGGATCGCCTACCGGGCGACGACGGACGCTCCGACCGTGGTGAGCCTGACGAACCACACCTACTGGAACCTCGCCGGGGCGGACAGCGGGAGCGCCCTCGGGCACGAACTGCGGCTCGCGGCCGGGCGCATCACTCCCGGGGACGAGCAGTCGATCCCCACGGGGGAGTACGTCCCGGTGGAGGGGACCCGGTTCGACTTCCGGGAGCAGAAGCCGGTGGGACCCGGCTACGACACCAACTACGTGCTGGAGGAGACCGGCGGGGAGCCGGTCGCCGAGCTGTACGACCCTGCGTCGGGTCGGCTGCTCACGGTCCGTACGACGGAGCCGGGGCTCCAGCTGTACACCGCGGACCACCTCGGCGGTGACCCGTTCGTGCCGTGCGCCGGTATCGCCCTGGAGACGCAGCACTTCCCGGATTCCCCGAACCGTCCGGAGTTCCCGAGCACGGTGCTGCGGCCGGGCGAGGAGTTCGCCTCCACGACGGTGTACGGGTTCTCGGTGCGCTGA